The Selenomonas sp. AB3002 genome contains a region encoding:
- a CDS encoding AEC family transporter — protein sequence MDDSVLRLVYVLTDLIAPLAVGYWLKERQLVSEKNINRLIKVNVRLVYTMLSLLSFWVLPLSWDLALIPLYGFLFILFPGAVGVVLGRRFKNLLVRGSYIASAMLANIGTLGGVCAFILYNETGFAYAQLIGTCQNIMLVLLVFPMSQYFYLKQNRLPIRQGSRLHSFMKMFFSWNQLSLLGMMAGLALQGLGVERPAELAPFFQSLVHIGAWTAMMPVGYLMDFGRAKHYLRYTIDLCAIRFFLVPAFIFFSSRLVFRDPVLLNTFIILASTPTAINAVLASKLYQLRTDLAVCSFILTTAIYLLVVFPLLFYLLV from the coding sequence TTGGATGATTCTGTCCTGCGGCTTGTTTATGTACTGACAGACTTGATAGCTCCCCTGGCGGTGGGCTATTGGTTGAAGGAAAGGCAGCTGGTATCGGAAAAAAATATCAACCGGCTTATCAAGGTCAATGTGCGGCTGGTCTATACCATGCTGTCCCTGCTGTCTTTCTGGGTGCTGCCCCTTTCCTGGGACCTGGCCCTTATTCCACTCTATGGCTTTTTGTTTATCCTCTTTCCGGGGGCCGTGGGGGTGGTGCTGGGGCGGCGGTTCAAGAATCTTTTGGTGCGTGGCTCCTACATCGCCAGTGCCATGCTGGCCAATATCGGCACCCTGGGGGGCGTCTGCGCCTTCATTCTCTACAACGAGACGGGCTTTGCCTATGCCCAGCTCATCGGCACCTGCCAGAACATCATGCTGGTGCTCCTGGTGTTCCCCATGTCCCAGTATTTCTACTTGAAACAAAACCGGCTGCCCATACGTCAAGGCAGCCGGTTGCACAGCTTTATGAAAATGTTTTTCTCCTGGAACCAGCTGTCCCTACTGGGCATGATGGCGGGACTGGCCCTGCAGGGGCTGGGGGTGGAGCGTCCGGCGGAGCTTGCCCCGTTCTTCCAGAGCCTGGTGCATATCGGCGCCTGGACGGCCATGATGCCCGTGGGCTATCTCATGGACTTTGGCAGGGCAAAGCATTATCTCAGATACACGATAGATCTCTGTGCCATCAGGTTCTTTTTGGTGCCGGCCTTCATTTTCTTCTCCAGCCGGCTGGTGTTCCGTGACCCGGTGCTCCTGAATACCTTCATCATCCTGGCCTCTACTCCCACTGCCATCAATGCGGTGCTGGCCTCGAAGCTCTATCAGCTGAGGACGGATCTGGCGGTGTGCTCCTTTATCCTCACCACCGCAATCTATTTGCTGGTGGTGTTCCCCCTGCTGTTCTATCTGCTGGTTTAG
- a CDS encoding GGDEF domain-containing protein, protein MTYKILLVPLLAAALVLSIFLWHDTNGPSGTQAPPPPSAHEAAPVAIRIGYLHPDSAIANSIDVRHFYGQHLTELAKYLDWTYELVEIPPQEAVERLKRHDVDLLLPMEVNPQRQDELVYSKHAFFLDTLALYTREDEERFHSHDISKLDGASVGLYENRLINDTFLDFCRENRIHPQFHTYANQDEVLNALRTKQIDLVLDSATNITDEESFLMAFDLLPTNIAGLKENQHLIEDLDRAAKLLQRENPEYTRLLEDKFRAHMRPLITTYTPEESSFISRSKPLKVAFFGEAPPYVEYTTSMDDVQGIYPDLFRQMERNSGLSFDFLHYSTYDDAVKALKEGQADLIIDTYSAHIKNYSSFAYTNLLFLQEMTFIGPTSADFTKFASEPHTLALVKSQSPSGLVYLQNELIGWEFRLYDDISDCLEAVKRGEADYTLIDILRLQADRTLLMYPTLMTVPTSYMNIPVCIVISRHLPPILKTVLNKSILKFTTGQVDKLVRARSLNTHPSFSLYYLFTHYPLQSGLSVGFLLLLITTLIFSIHHNRDEKRQRLILTQTNQELEDTLQELWKAEKSRDEYKEQAETDALTGVLNKAAMEKYVKKTLASLTSSEKVSDAFIIADLDHFKEANDTQGHQYGDDILRDFAHSLIRLTRHRDIVGRFGGDEFVLYLRNIPEPALHAFAQRLMTAAHNLDPVQKPPLSASIGIALINQPGLSYEEVFHKADRALYDVKESGRDGYKIYDE, encoded by the coding sequence ATGACATACAAAATCTTACTCGTGCCTCTGCTGGCGGCAGCCCTGGTACTCTCCATCTTTCTGTGGCACGACACCAACGGGCCTTCAGGCACCCAGGCACCGCCGCCTCCATCAGCTCATGAGGCTGCCCCTGTAGCCATCCGCATCGGCTACCTGCACCCCGATTCTGCCATAGCCAATTCCATAGACGTGCGCCATTTCTACGGCCAGCACCTGACCGAGCTGGCCAAGTACCTGGACTGGACTTACGAGCTGGTGGAAATCCCCCCTCAGGAGGCCGTGGAGCGCCTGAAGCGGCATGACGTCGACCTGCTGCTGCCCATGGAAGTGAATCCCCAGCGGCAGGACGAACTGGTCTACAGCAAGCACGCTTTCTTCCTGGATACTCTGGCCCTCTACACCAGGGAAGATGAAGAGCGCTTCCACTCCCATGATATTTCCAAACTGGACGGGGCCTCCGTAGGCCTGTATGAAAACCGGCTCATCAACGATACTTTCCTTGATTTCTGCCGGGAGAACAGGATACACCCCCAATTCCACACCTACGCGAATCAGGATGAAGTGCTGAACGCCCTGCGCACGAAACAAATCGACCTGGTGCTGGACAGCGCCACCAACATCACCGACGAGGAAAGCTTCCTCATGGCCTTTGATCTGCTGCCCACCAACATAGCCGGACTGAAGGAAAACCAGCACCTCATCGAAGACCTGGACAGGGCCGCGAAACTGCTCCAACGGGAGAATCCCGAATACACAAGGCTCCTGGAAGACAAATTCAGGGCCCACATGCGTCCCCTGATCACCACCTATACCCCCGAAGAAAGCTCCTTCATCAGTAGGAGCAAGCCCCTCAAGGTAGCCTTCTTCGGTGAGGCGCCTCCCTATGTGGAGTACACCACTTCCATGGACGATGTGCAGGGCATCTACCCGGATCTCTTCCGCCAGATGGAGCGAAACTCCGGCCTTTCCTTTGATTTCCTTCACTACTCCACTTATGACGATGCTGTGAAAGCTCTGAAGGAAGGCCAGGCCGATCTCATCATCGACACCTACTCTGCCCATATCAAGAACTACAGCAGCTTTGCCTACACCAACCTCCTATTCCTTCAGGAAATGACCTTCATCGGCCCCACTTCGGCAGATTTCACCAAGTTCGCCAGTGAGCCGCACACGCTGGCTCTGGTGAAATCCCAGTCCCCCTCAGGGCTGGTATACCTGCAGAACGAGCTGATTGGCTGGGAGTTCCGCCTTTACGATGACATCTCCGACTGCCTGGAAGCGGTGAAGCGGGGGGAAGCTGACTATACGCTCATCGATATCCTGAGGCTGCAGGCAGATCGGACCCTGCTCATGTATCCTACCCTGATGACTGTCCCCACCAGCTATATGAACATCCCCGTGTGCATCGTCATCAGCAGGCACCTGCCCCCCATCCTGAAAACCGTACTGAACAAATCCATCCTCAAGTTCACCACGGGACAGGTGGACAAACTGGTGCGGGCCAGAAGCCTGAATACACATCCCAGTTTCTCCCTCTACTACCTCTTCACCCACTATCCCCTGCAATCCGGCCTGTCTGTAGGCTTCCTGTTGCTACTCATCACCACCCTGATCTTTTCCATCCATCACAACAGGGATGAAAAGCGCCAGCGCCTGATCCTCACCCAGACCAACCAGGAATTGGAGGACACCTTGCAGGAGCTCTGGAAGGCCGAAAAATCCCGTGATGAATACAAGGAGCAGGCAGAGACAGATGCCCTCACCGGCGTGCTGAACAAAGCCGCCATGGAAAAATATGTGAAGAAGACCCTCGCTTCCCTGACCTCCTCAGAGAAGGTCTCCGATGCCTTCATCATCGCCGACCTGGACCATTTCAAGGAAGCCAACGACACCCAGGGCCACCAGTACGGAGATGATATCCTGAGGGACTTCGCCCATTCCCTCATCCGCCTTACCCGCCACCGGGACATCGTGGGACGCTTCGGGGGAGACGAGTTCGTCCTCTACCTGCGCAATATCCCCGAACCAGCCCTCCACGCCTTCGCCCAGCGCCTCATGACCGCCGCCCACAACCTGGACCCGGTGCAGAAGCCTCCCCTCTCTGCCAGCATCGGCATCGCCCTGATAAACCAACCCGGGCTCTCCTACGAGGAAGTATTCCATAAAGCTGACCGGGCACTGTATGATGTGAAAGAAAGCGGCAGGGACGGTTATAAGATTTATGATGAGTGA
- a CDS encoding AAA family ATPase, translated as MKQHYIMPVGVDDFRQVREEYYYVDKTEFIKTLIDGHAKATLITRPRRFGKTLAMSMLYYFFSNEAAEDNRVLFEGTRIEKAGERYMEEQGSRPVVFLSLKDIKALDFDRLLAGFEELTKNTYKKFRYLLEGDALFPEEKKVFQSILAMEANLRDLQYSLSNLVEYLKRFHKKNVLVLIDEYDAPIQSAWDYGYYGEAIDFVRNYLSSVLKSNPNLDFAVLTGVLRIAKESIFSSLNNLEVASVASGGYLDSMGFTFAEIQKMAADFQVEEKLPEIKEWYDGYNFDGQEIYNPWSVISYFKHDCRPAAYWVNTSGNAILQHMLEEATPAQTGELATLLHGQAVSAELMEGVIYKDIYANSDALYSLLLNTGYLTMVDFPDPYADDDECTVRIPNREIRSLFKKEVMRHMSGQASDTKLLKKLLQALLGGDVSEFEEQLGNFLRLMASFYDTAAKESFYHGLVLGLLAALMPRFEVVSNRESGYGRFDVAIFPGKNQTAGALLEFKVAEKEEDLQERAIEALAQIEENEYTAEFERRGVQDVWQYGIAFCGKTCHVETKK; from the coding sequence ATGAAGCAGCATTATATAATGCCCGTGGGGGTGGATGACTTTCGGCAGGTGCGGGAAGAGTATTACTATGTGGACAAGACGGAGTTCATCAAGACCTTGATAGACGGTCATGCCAAAGCCACCCTGATCACCCGGCCCCGGCGGTTTGGCAAGACCCTGGCCATGAGCATGCTTTATTATTTCTTTTCCAATGAGGCGGCAGAGGACAATCGTGTACTGTTTGAAGGCACCAGGATAGAAAAAGCTGGTGAGCGGTATATGGAAGAGCAGGGGTCGCGGCCGGTTGTGTTCTTGAGTCTCAAGGATATCAAGGCATTGGACTTTGACAGACTGTTGGCTGGTTTTGAAGAACTGACAAAGAACACTTACAAGAAATTCCGTTACTTGTTGGAGGGGGACGCACTTTTCCCAGAGGAAAAGAAGGTATTCCAATCTATTCTGGCTATGGAAGCGAATCTAAGGGATTTGCAGTATTCTCTTAGCAATTTGGTGGAATATCTGAAGCGCTTCCATAAGAAAAACGTGCTGGTGCTGATAGATGAGTATGATGCCCCCATCCAATCGGCCTGGGATTATGGCTATTATGGTGAAGCCATTGATTTTGTGCGGAACTACCTGAGCTCTGTGTTGAAGTCAAATCCCAACCTGGACTTTGCCGTGCTGACAGGAGTGCTCAGGATTGCCAAGGAGAGCATCTTCAGTTCGCTGAACAATCTGGAAGTGGCAAGTGTGGCTTCTGGAGGGTATTTGGATTCTATGGGCTTTACCTTTGCAGAAATACAGAAGATGGCAGCTGACTTCCAGGTGGAGGAGAAACTGCCTGAAATCAAGGAATGGTATGATGGATACAATTTTGACGGGCAAGAAATATACAATCCTTGGTCGGTCATAAGCTATTTCAAGCATGATTGCCGTCCTGCTGCCTATTGGGTCAATACTTCGGGAAATGCCATCTTGCAGCATATGTTGGAAGAGGCTACTCCTGCGCAGACAGGAGAACTGGCTACGCTTTTGCATGGACAAGCCGTATCGGCAGAGTTGATGGAAGGTGTCATTTACAAGGATATTTATGCAAACAGCGATGCTTTGTATTCGTTGCTTCTGAATACCGGTTATCTCACCATGGTCGATTTTCCTGATCCATATGCAGATGATGATGAATGCACCGTGAGGATTCCCAATCGGGAAATACGCAGTTTATTCAAGAAGGAAGTCATGCGCCATATGTCAGGCCAGGCTTCGGATACAAAGCTTTTGAAGAAATTGCTGCAAGCGTTGCTGGGTGGCGATGTTTCGGAATTTGAGGAACAGCTGGGGAATTTCCTGAGACTTATGGCAAGTTTCTACGATACAGCTGCAAAAGAGAGTTTTTATCACGGTCTGGTGTTGGGGCTGTTAGCTGCCTTGATGCCACGTTTCGAAGTTGTGTCCAATAGAGAAAGCGGCTATGGCAGATTTGATGTTGCCATTTTCCCAGGCAAGAACCAGACCGCTGGTGCCTTGCTGGAATTCAAGGTGGCGGAAAAGGAAGAGGATTTGCAGGAACGGGCAATTGAAGCTTTGGCACAGATAGAGGAAAATGAGTACACTGCAGAATTTGAGCGGCGCGGGGTACAGGATGTCTGGCAGTACGGCATAGCTTTTTGCGGGAAAACGTGCCATGTTGAGACGAAAAAGTGA
- a CDS encoding flavin reductase — MNIQDFTTHPFTKMDKDWAILTAGVEGDYNSMTVSWGAMGTMWGKPVLFLVVKPLRYTYEFLTRHEELTLSFYDEAHKKALAVFGSKSGRDTDKAKETGFTPKVLTGGVTYEQAKETLVCKKLFMQQLDKANYPECALPFYTPEKGEAGHCLVIAEVTSIEG; from the coding sequence ATGAATATTCAGGACTTCACCACTCACCCCTTCACAAAAATGGACAAGGACTGGGCCATCCTCACCGCCGGCGTGGAAGGTGACTACAACAGCATGACCGTCAGCTGGGGAGCCATGGGCACCATGTGGGGCAAGCCCGTCCTCTTCCTCGTAGTCAAGCCCCTGCGCTACACCTATGAATTCCTCACCCGCCATGAGGAACTGACCCTCTCCTTCTATGACGAAGCACACAAAAAAGCCCTGGCCGTCTTCGGCAGCAAATCAGGCCGGGACACGGACAAGGCTAAGGAAACAGGCTTTACCCCCAAAGTGCTCACAGGGGGCGTGACCTACGAACAGGCGAAAGAAACACTCGTCTGCAAAAAACTCTTCATGCAGCAGCTGGACAAGGCAAACTATCCTGAATGCGCTCTGCCCTTCTACACTCCGGAAAAGGGAGAGGCAGGCCACTGCCTCGTGATTGCAGAAGTCACGTCCATCGAAGGCTAA
- a CDS encoding amino acid carrier protein: MYELIGSVCAVFQELADLVWGFPTNLDWYASLPIIGELPLVIILLVGTGIYFTLKLGFVQVRYFGYGLKVLLQKHREEEQGISPLASFLLSTAMRVGPGNILGVTGAVSTGGPGALFWMWMSAFFGMATAFVESTLSQIYKEKQGDEYVGGLPCYGRKLLGGAAIIGGALSFLYIIYALLCIPAQGFNTISAMAAITQNVTGVELAADGALIWGFFLLLMGLTTFAIFGGLRRITRITDVLVPVMAVVYVSAVLVMVSMNLELLPWFFYVVVTEAFRPEPIFGGALGIALSQGIKRGLMSNEAGQGTLSMPAAVSNAKHPCEQGVIQAIGVFLDTMVICTLTGFVLIMGQAWLKDGSAAWFELGRLEKFLASCAQMLGDGSGYGLATLVISVCFGIFAFTCLLGFLSFSEICARQISNHRAFITAVRLVNLSVLAFGMVTNIAGFDLSALWNLSDFANIVMVCCNLPLLYLGFNKVQKAFETFESEEGKFDSETFGAPVPVWDESN, from the coding sequence ATGTATGAACTAATCGGCAGCGTCTGCGCTGTATTCCAGGAACTGGCCGACCTGGTGTGGGGCTTTCCCACCAATCTTGACTGGTATGCCAGCCTGCCCATTATCGGAGAACTGCCTCTGGTCATCATCCTGCTGGTGGGCACAGGCATCTATTTCACCCTGAAGCTGGGCTTTGTGCAGGTCAGGTATTTTGGCTACGGCCTCAAGGTCCTGCTCCAAAAGCACAGGGAGGAGGAGCAGGGCATCAGCCCCCTGGCCTCCTTCCTGCTGTCCACCGCCATGCGTGTAGGTCCCGGCAATATCCTGGGGGTGACGGGAGCAGTTTCCACCGGCGGTCCCGGTGCCTTGTTCTGGATGTGGATGTCCGCGTTCTTTGGCATGGCGACGGCTTTTGTGGAATCCACCCTCTCCCAGATCTACAAGGAAAAACAGGGAGATGAATATGTGGGCGGCCTGCCCTGCTACGGCAGGAAGCTCCTGGGAGGCGCAGCCATCATCGGCGGCGCTCTGAGCTTCCTCTACATCATCTATGCCCTGCTCTGCATCCCGGCCCAGGGCTTCAACACCATCTCTGCCATGGCAGCCATCACCCAGAATGTGACAGGTGTGGAACTGGCCGCAGACGGCGCTCTGATCTGGGGCTTCTTCCTCCTGCTCATGGGCCTGACCACCTTTGCCATCTTCGGAGGGCTCAGGCGCATCACCCGCATCACCGATGTGCTGGTGCCCGTCATGGCAGTGGTCTATGTCTCAGCAGTGCTGGTGATGGTGTCCATGAACCTTGAGCTCCTGCCCTGGTTCTTCTACGTGGTGGTGACAGAAGCCTTCCGCCCTGAGCCCATCTTCGGCGGCGCCCTTGGCATCGCCCTTTCCCAGGGCATCAAGCGCGGCCTCATGAGCAATGAGGCAGGTCAGGGTACCCTCTCCATGCCTGCCGCCGTGTCAAATGCCAAGCACCCCTGCGAGCAGGGCGTTATCCAGGCCATCGGCGTCTTTCTGGACACCATGGTCATCTGCACCCTGACCGGCTTCGTCCTCATCATGGGCCAGGCCTGGCTGAAGGACGGCTCTGCCGCCTGGTTTGAACTGGGCCGCCTGGAGAAATTCCTTGCCTCCTGCGCCCAGATGCTGGGGGACGGCTCCGGCTACGGCCTGGCCACGCTGGTCATCAGCGTCTGCTTCGGCATCTTCGCCTTCACCTGCCTGCTGGGCTTCCTGTCCTTCTCCGAAATCTGCGCCCGGCAGATTTCCAACCACAGGGCCTTCATCACTGCAGTCCGCCTGGTGAACCTCTCAGTATTGGCCTTCGGCATGGTGACGAATATAGCAGGCTTCGACCTCAGCGCTCTCTGGAACCTCAGCGACTTCGCCAACATCGTCATGGTCTGCTGCAACCTGCCCCTTCTCTACCTAGGCTTCAACAAGGTGCAGAAGGCCTTTGAGACTTTCGAAAGCGAAGAAGGGAAATTCGACTCAGAGACCTTCGGCGCTCCGGTGCCGGTATGGGATGAGAGCAACTGA